A part of Deltaproteobacteria bacterium genomic DNA contains:
- a CDS encoding outer membrane beta-barrel domain-containing protein, protein MRGLLLCTLMLATALPGFQANAASESDNKPVNRLAQIPTVSGRLFEKKDRIELTLWADTAVDDPFYYHAPVGIAVGYHFAESFSVGLRGDYWLSLKRGPVSSPGNVPDPAVNRPAFEGFGEIIWAPVYGKWSFLSKLFVHFDAHLKLGGGVIGDAQGQVSPLITAAVGQRYRVADWFVLSVEIRERVMKLQRMTDIEVGSGWEYFLSVGVGASFMLGGDES, encoded by the coding sequence ATGCGGGGTTTGCTTTTGTGCACTTTGATGCTCGCCACGGCTCTGCCGGGTTTCCAAGCGAACGCAGCATCAGAATCTGATAATAAACCGGTAAATCGCCTGGCCCAAATTCCAACTGTAAGCGGCAGACTCTTTGAAAAGAAGGACCGAATCGAGCTTACCCTTTGGGCCGATACTGCCGTTGACGACCCCTTTTATTACCACGCGCCAGTGGGTATCGCGGTTGGCTATCATTTTGCGGAATCGTTCAGTGTGGGGCTGCGTGGAGATTACTGGCTCTCTCTTAAGCGCGGCCCTGTGTCCTCTCCGGGAAATGTTCCCGATCCGGCAGTGAACAGACCAGCGTTTGAAGGATTTGGTGAAATCATTTGGGCACCGGTCTACGGGAAATGGTCTTTTTTATCGAAGTTGTTTGTCCATTTCGACGCTCACTTAAAACTGGGCGGCGGAGTAATTGGCGATGCGCAGGGGCAAGTCAGCCCTTTGATTACGGCAGCCGTCGGCCAACGTTATCGAGTGGCCGATTGGTTTGTGCTTAGTGTTGAGATTCGTGAGCGTGTGATGAAACTCCAACGGATGACCGACATCGAGGTAGGATCCGGTTGGGAGTATTTTCTGAGTGTGGGTGTGGGAGCATCCTTTATGCTTGGAGGCGATGAGTCGTGA